One Megalopta genalis isolate 19385.01 chromosome 5, iyMegGena1_principal, whole genome shotgun sequence DNA window includes the following coding sequences:
- the LOC143259552 gene encoding uncharacterized protein LOC143259552 has protein sequence MIQDPEQSVLEDHVNFWFQELRKNGVEASNVEIMTKALKINQKLGCLENFEASVGWLYRFKLRYGILVREIIRMPKTKDEVAARTFVESCVPALIQNVEYENMYNIVTTTLMWKAIPSEAAPDSEERLHENATSKKNKMTVGVCTNVLGNHKLDPLFVHEEDVPKAPGEETSAVFESQPKNFLKQDLFAAWYNNYFKPEVRRYQEQNGKSGTVILWVDSKQGDMISEEMMTEDNFRILCLPRNTDSLLEPIKQGVIQKMKTIFRQKMLQKMIELEEQPSGFDVRECMTIVVEAWMAISPSDIYYSWKKMIVNLPELDPARNEIDAVYGESMEEDNKFLRRYMDLEMESETSDEDEYELVESVDDILGDVLKHELHTPPLISPLISPLSCYSDSLPEMTEMPETPETPPTEEQADVALSILAIWSKREPNFIEMALENIGSYRKDYCKKEDDSSSNASSSNGRSSNDWSSNGRSSNGSSSNGRSSNGRSSNGKSSNGRSSNDRSSNDRSSNGKSSNGRSSNDRSSNDRSSNGKSSNGRSSNGRSSNDRSSNDRSSNRSSSNGRSSNGSSRNRSISNGSSSNGSSSNGSSRNRSISNGRSSNDRSSNGSSRNRSISNGRSSNDRSSNGSSSNGRSSNGSSRNRSISNGRSSNDRSSNGSSRNRSSSNGSSSNGSSRNRSISNGRSSNDRSSNGSSRNRSISNGRSSNDRSSNGSSRNRSISNGRSSNDRSSNGSSSNGRSSNGSSRNRSISNGRSSNDRSSNDRSSNGRSRNRSSSNGSSSNGSSRNRSISNGRSSNDRSSNGSSRNGRSSNGSSRNRSISNGRNSNDRSSNDRSSNGRSSNGSSRNRSSSNGSSSNGSSSNGSSSNGNSSNGSSSNGSSTI, from the coding sequence ATGATTCAGGATCCGGAGCAATCCGTGCTGGAGGACCACGTGAACTTCTGGTTTCAGGAGCTGCGGAAGAATGGCGTGGAGGCGTCCAACGTGGAGATAATGACGAAAGCGTTGAAGATCAATCAGAAGCTCGGGTGTTTGGAGAACTTCGAGGCCAGCGTGGGCTGGTTGTACAGATTCAAACTGCGGTACGGGATCCTGGTGCGCGAAATTATCCGAATGCCGAAGACGAAGGACGAGGTGGCCGCCAGGACGTTCGTGGAGTCGTGCGTGCCCGCGCTGATACAGAACGTAGAGTACGAGAACATGTACAACATAGTCACCACGACCCTGATGTGGAAGGCCATCCCGTCCGAAGCAGCGCCGGACAGCGAGGAGAGGCTGCACGAGAACGCTACGtcgaagaagaacaagatgacgGTGGGCGTGTGCACCAACGTCCTCGGCAACCACAAGCTGGACCCGCTGTTCGTGCACGAGGAGGACGTGCCGAAAGCACCGGGAGAAGAGACATCCGCGGTGTTCGAGTCGCAGCCTAAGAACTTTCTGAAGCAAGACCTGTTCGCGGCTTGGTACAACAACTACTTCAAGCCCGAAGTTCGAAGGTATCAGGAGCAGAACGGGAAATCCGGCACGGTTATCCTGTGGGTAGACAGCAAGCAAGGGGACATGATCTCTGAGGAGATGATGACCGAGGACAACTTTCGGATCCTCTGTCTGCCGCGCAACACGGACTCGCTGCTCGAGCCGATAAAGCAAGGCGTCATCCAGAAGATGAAGACGATTTTCAGGCAAAAGATGCTGCAGAAGATGATTGAACTCGAAGAACAGCCGTCGGGATTCGATGTCCGCGAATGCATGACCATCGTGGTCGAAGCTTGGATGGCGATAAGCCCGTCGGATATTTATTATTCTTGGAAGAAGATGATCGTCAACCTGCCCGAACTGGACCCCGCAAGGAATGAGATCGACGCCGTTTACGGGGAATCTATGGAGGAAGACAATAAGTTCCTGCGCAGgtacatggatttggagatggAGAGCGAGACATCTGATGAAGACGAGTACGAGTTGGTCGAGTCCGTCGATGACATTTTAGGGGATGTCTTGAAGCATGAATTACATACGCCGCCGCTCATATCGCCGCTCATATCGCCGTTGTCCTGCTACTCGGACTCTCTGCCCGAAATGACCGAAATGCCTGAAACGCCCGAAACGCCGCCGACTGAGGAGCAGGCGGACGTGGCTCTGTCGATATTGGCCATCTGGTCGAAAAGAGAACCGAACTTTATAGAGATGGCACTAGAGAATATAGGTAGTTATCGCAAGGATTATTGCAAGAAGGAGGATGATAGTAGTAGTAATGCTAGTAGTAGTAATGGTAGGAGTAGTAATGATTGGAGTAGTAATGGTAGGAGTAGTAATGGTAGTAGTAGTAATGGCAGGAGTAGTAATGGTAGGAGTAGTAATGGTAAGAGTAGTAATGGTAGGAGTAGTAATGATAGGAGTAGTAATGATAGGAGTAGTAATGGTAAGAGTAGTAATGGTAGGAGTAGCAATGATAGGAGTAGTAATGATAGGAGTAGTAATGGTAAGAGTAGTAATGGTAGGAGTAGTAATGGTAGGAGTAGTAATGATAGGAGTAGTAATGATAGGAGTAGTAATCGTAGTAGTAGTAATGGTAGGAGTAGTAATGGTAGTAGTAGGAATCGTAGTATTAGTAATGGTAGTAGTAGCAATGGTAGTAGTAGCAATGGTAGTAGTAGGAATCGTAGTATTAGTAATGGTAGGAGTAGTAATGATAGGAGTAGTAATGGTAGTAGTAGGAATCGTAGTATTAGTAATGGTAGGAGTAGTAATGATAGGAGTAGTAATGGTAGTAGTAGTAATGGTAGGAGTAGTAATGGTAGTAGTAGGAATCGTAGTATTAGTAATGGTAGGAGTAGTAATGATAGGAGTAGTAATGGTAGTAGTAGGAATCGTAGTAGTAGCAATGGTAGTAGTAGCAATGGTAGTAGTAGGAATCGTAGTATTAGTAATGGTAGGAGTAGTAATGATAGGAGTAGTAATGGTAGTAGTAGGAATCGTAGTATTAGTAATGGTAGGAGTAGTAATGATAGGAGTAGTAATGGTAGTAGTAGGAATCGTAGTATTAGTAATGGTAGGAGTAGTAATGATAGGAGTAGTAATGGTAGTAGTAGTAATGGTAGGAGTAGTAATGGTAGTAGTAGGAATCGTAGTATTAGTAATGGTAGGAGTAGTAATGATAGGAGTAGTAATGATAGGAGTAGTAATGGTAGGAGTAGGAATCGTAGTAGTAGCAATGGTAGTAGTAGCAATGGTAGTAGTAGGAATCGTAGTATTAGTAATGGTAGGAGTAGTAATGATAGGAGTAGTAATGGTAGTAGTAGGAATGGTAGGAGTAGTAATGGTAGTAGTAGGAATCGTAGTATTAGTAATGGTAGGAATAGTAATGATAGGAGTAGTAATGATAGGAGTAGTAATGGTAGGAGTAGTAATGGTAGTAGTAGGAATCGTAGTAGTAGCAATGGTAGTAGTAGCAATGGTAGTAGTAGCAATGGTAGTAGTAGCAATGGTAATAGTAGCAATGGTAGTAGTAGCAATGGTAGTAGTACGATTtga